One genomic segment of Paenibacillus durus includes these proteins:
- the rsbW gene encoding anti-sigma B factor RsbW has product MSDDIQKVIIQLPASAEYVDIVRLNLYGIASKMGFSYEDIEDMKVAVSEACNNSVLYAYEQEDGLVDVIFEVSPDALSITVKDEGESFDNVKASGERMTLHDKELNDVQVGGLGFYLMQALMDEVNVISESGKGTVVTLTKKLHLSEERV; this is encoded by the coding sequence ATGAGTGATGATATACAAAAAGTGATAATCCAGTTGCCGGCCAGTGCAGAATATGTCGATATTGTGAGACTCAATTTATATGGAATCGCCTCGAAGATGGGCTTTTCGTACGAAGATATAGAAGATATGAAAGTAGCGGTTTCTGAGGCCTGCAACAATTCAGTTCTCTACGCCTACGAGCAGGAGGATGGATTAGTCGACGTCATCTTTGAAGTAAGTCCGGATGCCTTGTCGATCACCGTCAAAGACGAGGGGGAGAGCTTTGACAATGTGAAAGCATCTGGAGAGCGCATGACCCTGCATGACAAGGAACTAAACGATGTTCAAGTCGGGGGGCTCGGCTTCTATCTGATGCAGGCGCTTATGGATGAGGTTAACGTCATAAGCGAGTCCGGGAAGGGGACAGTCGTAACTTTGACTAAAAAG
- a CDS encoding STAS domain-containing protein has translation MTTNKSEKFHATTKTEDGVCTVRLSGELDLSVADDFRLVMEPLVGDTGLNLVINMKELKYIDSTGIGILLSILKARHGLDVKFTVEEVPPHIQKLFDMTGIAKFFASQENSH, from the coding sequence ATGACTACAAATAAGAGCGAAAAGTTTCATGCAACGACAAAAACCGAGGATGGCGTTTGCACAGTCCGCTTGAGCGGCGAACTCGATTTGTCGGTTGCTGACGATTTTCGGTTGGTGATGGAGCCGCTTGTGGGGGATACAGGGCTAAATCTGGTCATTAATATGAAAGAATTGAAATATATCGACAGCACGGGAATCGGAATTCTTCTATCGATCCTCAAGGCAAGACACGGCTTGGATGTCAAATTCACCGTGGAAGAAGTTCCGCCGCATATACAGAAGCTGTTCGATATGACCGGCATCGCCAAATTTTTTGCCTCCCAAGAGAACTCCCACTAG
- a CDS encoding CheR family methyltransferase: MTTGERGSGEQPLAGTDKHELENIEIELLLYGIHRLYGYDFRNYSLPSLRRRIWHRVHGENLSSISALQEKVLHDRACFERLIYSLSIPVTEMFRDPGMFRTFRQKAVPLLRNYPYIRIWHAGCSTGEEVYSMAILLKEEGLYGKARIYATDINNRSLQQAKEGVYEISKMQQYSQNHMEAGGKRAFSEYYTAKSNSVIFQPDLRKNIIFAEHNLATDTSFNEFNVIFCRNVMIYFNDELREHVHSLFFESLSRCGFLVLGAKESIHFTRYSDSYEPLGRVEKIYRKIK; encoded by the coding sequence ATGACCACAGGAGAACGAGGAAGCGGTGAGCAGCCCCTTGCAGGAACCGATAAGCATGAGCTGGAAAATATTGAAATCGAGCTTCTGCTCTACGGTATTCATCGCCTATACGGATACGATTTCCGAAATTATTCGCTGCCGTCCCTAAGAAGACGAATCTGGCATCGTGTTCATGGGGAGAACCTGTCCAGCATCTCCGCGCTGCAGGAGAAGGTGCTTCATGACAGGGCCTGCTTCGAACGTCTTATTTACAGCCTTTCCATACCGGTCACGGAGATGTTCCGGGACCCCGGCATGTTCCGGACGTTCCGCCAGAAGGCCGTTCCGCTTCTGAGGAATTACCCTTATATCCGAATCTGGCATGCCGGCTGCTCTACGGGCGAAGAGGTCTACTCCATGGCGATTCTGCTAAAGGAGGAGGGCTTGTACGGCAAAGCGCGTATTTACGCCACCGATATTAATAACAGATCGCTTCAGCAGGCCAAGGAAGGCGTGTACGAAATCAGTAAAATGCAGCAGTACAGCCAAAACCATATGGAGGCGGGAGGTAAGCGCGCCTTTTCGGAATATTATACAGCGAAGTCTAATTCGGTCATTTTTCAGCCGGACTTACGCAAAAATATTATTTTTGCCGAGCATAACCTGGCGACCGATACTTCATTCAACGAGTTCAATGTTATATTTTGCCGGAATGTCATGATTTACTTTAACGATGAGCTTCGAGAGCATGTCCACAGCCTGTTTTTCGAGAGCCTCAGCCGATGCGGATTCCTTGTTCTCGGAGCCAAAGAGTCCATTCATTTCACCAGGTACAGCGACAGTTACGAGCCGCTGGGCAGAGTGGAAAAGATCTATCGTAAAATCAAATGA
- a CDS encoding PP2C family protein-serine/threonine phosphatase gives MKILIVDDNPTNIIIIREILKKEAYRNVITAASAIEMLELLGARGENSELRPKHPDVDLILLDMMMPEMDGIEACRIVQQYANLKDIPIIMVTAVGDSKKLAEALDAGAVDYVTKPINKVELMARIRLALRLKAEKDWHKERDQRIQYELKLAALVQNAVLSLPLKEELFEVHAIYQPSSELAGDLYAWYALGDGRYGVILLDMMGHGISSSLFCMFIASVLKDTVTTYVEPEKVIQELNRRFNQLYIEKQLVQYYFTAIYLVIDTKLQRIDYVNAGHPPALFFEGNAAEPVLLKSNCHPVGVFDRIEASPQTLTYEQEGHLAMYTDGLMEMVEGDQEEQLKFLIRELTGEHEWREEPMKAAFFDNKAPGDRDDDKCLVWISLRTH, from the coding sequence ATGAAAATACTAATTGTTGACGACAATCCTACCAATATTATCATCATCCGTGAAATCCTGAAAAAAGAGGCTTATCGCAATGTGATTACGGCGGCTTCCGCTATTGAAATGCTGGAGCTGCTCGGGGCCCGCGGCGAGAATAGCGAACTTAGGCCCAAGCATCCCGATGTCGATCTGATTCTTCTCGATATGATGATGCCCGAAATGGACGGTATCGAGGCCTGCCGGATCGTGCAGCAGTACGCGAATTTGAAGGATATTCCGATTATCATGGTAACCGCAGTCGGCGATTCCAAGAAATTGGCGGAAGCGCTGGATGCCGGCGCGGTCGATTATGTAACCAAGCCGATCAACAAGGTGGAGCTGATGGCGAGAATTCGCTTGGCTCTGCGGCTGAAGGCCGAGAAGGATTGGCATAAGGAACGGGATCAGCGCATTCAGTACGAATTGAAGCTGGCGGCGCTCGTGCAGAATGCAGTGCTCAGCCTGCCGCTGAAAGAGGAATTGTTCGAAGTGCATGCCATTTATCAGCCTTCATCTGAACTGGCCGGAGATTTATATGCCTGGTACGCGCTGGGAGACGGGCGTTATGGGGTCATTTTGCTGGATATGATGGGACATGGCATTTCATCTTCACTGTTCTGTATGTTCATCGCTTCCGTGCTCAAGGATACGGTTACGACTTACGTCGAGCCGGAGAAGGTCATCCAGGAACTGAACCGGCGCTTTAACCAGCTCTATATCGAAAAGCAGCTTGTGCAATACTATTTTACAGCCATTTATCTTGTTATTGATACCAAATTGCAGCGTATTGACTATGTGAACGCGGGCCATCCCCCTGCCCTGTTCTTTGAAGGGAACGCCGCCGAACCGGTGCTGCTGAAGAGCAACTGTCATCCGGTAGGGGTGTTCGACCGAATCGAGGCTTCGCCTCAAACCCTTACTTATGAGCAGGAAGGCCATTTGGCGATGTATACCGACGGCCTCATGGAGATGGTGGAGGGGGATCAGGAGGAACAGCTGAAATTCCTGATTCGCGAGCTTACGGGGGAGCATGAGTGGCGGGAAGAGCCGATGAAGGCTGCTTTTTTCGATAACAAGGCCCCGGGTGACCGTGATGACGACAAGTGTCTGGTGTGGATTTCACTGAGAACTCATTAA
- a CDS encoding DUF948 domain-containing protein, whose protein sequence is MIISLSVALIAVAFAFLVFFLIKTLNSAKDSLDKMSQTLQEVQKTVDELTYEVKTTVRHANKITADVQGKIEKIDPIMDSVQNLGEVLSELTLTVKQVSVTVIERFRKNRELKEKAELVSINSAKATPAEERTVNSYNAVNSKKGRLDAVLKGVDVAAGLWQRYRK, encoded by the coding sequence ATGATCATTAGTCTCAGCGTGGCGCTTATAGCTGTCGCATTCGCATTTCTCGTGTTCTTTCTGATTAAGACTCTGAATTCCGCCAAGGATTCTCTCGACAAAATGAGCCAGACGCTTCAGGAGGTACAGAAGACGGTCGATGAGCTCACTTATGAAGTGAAAACTACGGTAAGACACGCCAACAAGATTACGGCGGATGTACAGGGCAAAATAGAGAAAATCGATCCTATTATGGACTCGGTCCAGAATTTGGGCGAGGTGCTCAGCGAGCTGACATTGACCGTGAAGCAGGTATCGGTAACGGTCATTGAGAGATTCCGCAAAAACCGGGAGCTGAAAGAGAAAGCGGAGCTTGTATCGATCAACAGCGCAAAGGCGACCCCTGCTGAGGAGCGGACGGTAAATTCCTACAATGCGGTAAACAGCAAGAAGGGTAGATTGGACGCCGTCCTCAAAGGGGTCGACGTCGCCGCCGGTCTCTGGCAAAGATACCGGAAATAG
- a CDS encoding C40 family peptidase: MNQLTKQLLAALLLSTAVCASSGEFGANPVHAAENPAAVLPGAASQSAVIQSTVRLRSAPSIGSKVLSYLKEGEKVLILEKTNAYFYKVRNKDGEIGYCSSQDKYIALPAAGAAPQPLPAAPAASAANIEPVIARGMSYLGTPYEFGSSRSDTSTFDCSDFVRQIYLEAANIKLPADSRQQGKWVRESSSAVTDISGLKRGDLMFFMSYKGSSAAAYAGIDKSAERITHVALYLGDGQILHTYSVSSGGVRVDKLSASWTKRFLFGGPVIH, translated from the coding sequence ATGAACCAATTAACCAAGCAGCTACTTGCCGCGTTATTATTATCAACCGCAGTTTGCGCTTCTTCGGGCGAGTTCGGAGCTAATCCTGTCCATGCGGCAGAGAATCCGGCCGCTGTTCTGCCCGGTGCCGCCTCGCAATCAGCCGTCATTCAGTCAACGGTCCGGCTCCGCAGCGCGCCTTCCATTGGCAGCAAGGTGCTCTCCTATTTAAAAGAAGGGGAGAAGGTACTGATTCTGGAAAAGACGAATGCTTATTTCTATAAGGTCCGCAACAAGGACGGCGAAATCGGCTATTGCAGCTCTCAGGACAAGTATATTGCTCTGCCGGCTGCCGGAGCGGCTCCGCAGCCTTTACCGGCTGCTCCTGCGGCAAGCGCAGCGAATATCGAGCCGGTCATTGCCAGAGGGATGTCCTATCTCGGCACACCTTACGAATTCGGGTCAAGCCGCAGCGACACATCCACCTTCGATTGCTCGGATTTTGTCCGGCAGATTTATCTTGAAGCGGCGAATATTAAGCTTCCGGCCGATTCCAGACAGCAGGGGAAATGGGTCAGGGAGAGCAGTTCGGCCGTAACGGATATATCGGGTCTCAAGCGGGGCGATCTGATGTTCTTTATGAGCTACAAAGGAAGCTCTGCCGCCGCTTATGCCGGGATTGACAAGTCGGCGGAAAGGATTACGCATGTCGCTCTATATTTGGGAGACGGACAGATTCTCCACACGTATTCCGTATCTTCCGGGGGCGTGAGGGTGGATAAATTAAGCGCTTCTTGGACCAAGCGGTTCCTCTTCGGAGGTCCGGTTATCCACTGA
- a CDS encoding cation diffusion facilitator family transporter: MISIAAYLILSSFKLVCGYLFASSALLADGFNNLTDIVASFAVLIGLRISRKPPDSNHAYGHFRAETVAALVASFIMAMVGIQVIIESVRSLFQGHESVPGLWSAGVAIVSALAMLGVYYYNRQLALKINNSALMAAAKDNFSDAMVSIGAALGIIGAQFGLPWLDPVAAFAVGLLICRTAWEIFRDSTYRLTDGFDESRLMDLRSTIERTPGVEAIKDMKARIHGNQVLVDVVVEVDADLTVMEGHNISDSIEERMQNKHNIMSVHVHVEPKC; the protein is encoded by the coding sequence ATGATCAGCATAGCAGCTTATCTCATTCTGTCCTCCTTCAAGCTGGTCTGCGGTTATCTCTTTGCATCCAGCGCGCTGCTCGCGGACGGGTTCAATAACCTTACCGATATTGTCGCTTCTTTCGCCGTTCTGATCGGTCTGCGTATTTCACGCAAGCCGCCCGATTCAAATCATGCTTACGGACACTTTCGGGCGGAGACGGTAGCCGCGCTGGTTGCCTCTTTTATCATGGCGATGGTCGGTATCCAGGTTATCATTGAATCGGTGCGTTCCCTCTTTCAGGGACATGAATCCGTTCCGGGCCTATGGTCGGCGGGCGTGGCGATTGTGTCCGCCCTGGCAATGCTTGGGGTGTATTATTATAACCGCCAGCTTGCGCTCAAGATCAACAACAGCGCGCTGATGGCCGCCGCCAAGGATAATTTCTCGGACGCGATGGTCAGTATCGGCGCGGCGCTCGGCATCATCGGTGCGCAGTTCGGACTTCCGTGGCTGGACCCGGTCGCGGCGTTCGCGGTCGGCCTGCTGATCTGCAGAACGGCATGGGAAATCTTTCGCGACTCGACATACCGCCTTACGGATGGATTTGACGAGAGCCGGCTGATGGATTTGCGCAGCACCATCGAGCGGACGCCTGGCGTTGAAGCCATCAAGGACATGAAGGCGCGGATTCACGGAAACCAGGTGCTGGTGGATGTAGTCGTCGAAGTTGATGCGGATCTGACCGTTATGGAAGGCCATAATATCAGCGACTCCATCGAGGAGCGCATGCAGAACAAGCACAACATTATGAGCGTGCATGTTCATGTGGAACCCAAATGTTAA
- a CDS encoding cyclase family protein: protein MIIDLTHPIRDGLPVYPGDLQTQLARSTEFSRDGYNNHLLTINMHSGTHIDGHMHMTDCTEYLNGYPLSTFIGEGCLLDVRGAGVIGYKPEYEQLVREGQIVILYTGHGDLFGEPAYFADFPVLTPELAELLIRKKIKMVGMDTPSPDRHPFDIHRMLFSCRIPIIENLTNLAALLPLSRFEVIALPLNINADSSIARVVARTFQ, encoded by the coding sequence ATGATCATTGATCTGACCCACCCCATCCGAGACGGGCTGCCGGTCTATCCGGGGGATCTGCAAACGCAGCTAGCAAGGTCCACCGAATTCTCCCGGGACGGCTATAACAATCATCTTCTGACCATCAACATGCACTCGGGAACGCATATCGACGGGCATATGCACATGACGGACTGCACGGAATATTTGAACGGGTACCCGCTGAGCACGTTTATCGGGGAGGGCTGCTTGCTGGATGTCCGGGGAGCCGGAGTAATCGGATACAAGCCCGAATATGAACAGCTCGTTCGAGAAGGGCAGATCGTAATTCTGTACACGGGACATGGCGATTTGTTCGGAGAACCCGCCTATTTTGCCGATTTTCCGGTGCTGACACCGGAGCTTGCGGAGCTTCTCATTCGAAAAAAGATTAAAATGGTCGGCATGGACACTCCATCGCCGGACAGACATCCTTTCGATATACACCGGATGCTGTTCAGCTGCCGTATTCCAATCATCGAGAATCTAACGAATCTTGCGGCGCTGCTCCCCTTATCCCGGTTTGAAGTGATCGCTCTGCCGCTGAATATCAACGCCGATTCTTCCATCGCCCGGGTGGTTGCCCGTACCTTCCAGTAA